Proteins co-encoded in one Alphaproteobacteria bacterium genomic window:
- a CDS encoding histidine phosphatase family protein, translating into MKRLILMRHGDAPNVKEGDRFRLLSEKGMKQSREAGDYLVRAHIIPDLIYVSPVERTMKTLECLAAAFKKTPLTEIQIGLYAAPKERILSIIEKCPADINTLLVIGHNPGISELLRFLPIAKDEHYKQVKQYVFPEGGLVSLVYEIDNWGLVSVTDGLFEHQFVSS; encoded by the coding sequence ATGAAACGCTTAATTTTGATGCGCCACGGTGATGCACCCAATGTGAAAGAAGGTGATCGTTTTCGGCTTTTATCTGAAAAGGGAATGAAGCAATCACGTGAAGCTGGCGATTATTTAGTGCGCGCTCATATTATCCCTGATTTAATTTATGTATCGCCTGTCGAACGTACAATGAAAACACTTGAATGCTTGGCGGCGGCTTTTAAAAAAACGCCTTTGACAGAAATTCAGATAGGTCTATATGCTGCCCCTAAAGAGCGTATTTTAAGTATTATTGAAAAATGTCCTGCAGATATTAATACATTGTTAGTTATAGGTCATAATCCTGGCATAAGCGAATTGTTGCGTTTTTTGCCTATTGCGAAAGACGAACATTATAAACAAGTAAAGCAATATGTTTTTCCTGAAGGGGGATTGGTTTCGCTTGTTTATGAAATAGATAATTGGGGATTGGTGTCTGTCACTGATGGTTTATTTGAGCATCAGTTTGTTTCTTCTTAA
- a CDS encoding Txe/YoeB family addiction module toxin, whose protein sequence is MYELYFTKQSQKDAQKIKEAGLKNKAELLLDIIRHNPFQNSPPYEKLVGDLTGAYSRRINIQHRLIYQVDIELKGVKIIRLWTHYK, encoded by the coding sequence GTGTATGAACTCTATTTTACAAAACAATCACAGAAAGATGCACAAAAAATAAAAGAAGCAGGCCTTAAAAATAAAGCTGAACTTTTATTGGATATTATCAGGCATAATCCGTTTCAAAATTCTCCTCCTTACGAAAAGCTGGTTGGTGATTTAACAGGAGCCTATTCAAGACGTATCAATATTCAACATCGTCTTATCTATCAGGTAGATATTGAATTAAAAGGCGTTAAAATTATCCGACTCTGGACACATTATAAATAA
- a CDS encoding type II toxin-antitoxin system Phd/YefM family antitoxin, whose translation MSILTASEARANLYKLIDETNLTHEPTLIKGKRNNAVLLAEDDWRAIQETLFLLSIPQMRESIQEGLATPFNETSKKLDW comes from the coding sequence ATGAGCATTTTAACAGCCAGTGAAGCCCGCGCTAATTTATATAAACTCATTGACGAAACAAATTTAACGCACGAACCAACCTTAATAAAAGGTAAAAGAAATAATGCAGTTCTTCTTGCCGAAGATGATTGGCGCGCCATACAAGAAACTTTATTCCTTCTTTCAATCCCCCAGATGAGAGAATCTATCCAAGAAGGACTTGCAACGCCTTTTAATGAAACGTCCAAAAAACTAGATTGGTAA
- the rbfA gene encoding 30S ribosome-binding factor RbfA, whose amino-acid sequence MPRPKERSQRQLRVGQEIRRILAEIVIREGFLDEANFQQSVTITEVQVSPDLKNATAFVMPLGGVNSDELIEDLTKQIHYYRSVIAKQLKTKYIPNLYFKIDTTFDQAEKISRLLNQPRVKRDIETKDEEE is encoded by the coding sequence ATGCCTCGTCCTAAAGAGCGTTCACAACGTCAATTACGCGTCGGTCAAGAAATCCGACGCATTCTTGCTGAAATTGTCATCAGAGAAGGCTTCTTAGATGAAGCCAATTTTCAACAATCTGTGACAATTACAGAAGTCCAAGTGAGCCCCGATCTTAAAAATGCAACAGCTTTTGTCATGCCCCTAGGTGGTGTCAATAGTGATGAATTGATTGAAGATTTAACAAAACAAATTCATTATTATCGCTCTGTCATTGCCAAACAATTAAAGACGAAATATATACCGAATTTGTATTTCAAAATTGACACAACCTTTGATCAAGCTGAAAAAATATCGCGTCTTTTAAATCAACCACGCGTTAAACGCGATATTGAAACAAAAGACGAAGAAGAATAA
- the infB gene encoding translation initiation factor IF-2 yields the protein MTENQNEKKSVLSLSGKGQLGLKKSVDLTSQTRGTKGRNAVTVEVKRKRFTPHKEEQPVIQEPQPVQVEAPKVEITQVEVPKSEPAKVDAPKAAPPRMAPPRTEPPKTEGKTEAPRYETRTDRPLQQRKPLHEQKKLSAASLRGLSDDERAHRLRLLQESIRAEERQMQYDLENERRTDDEARASEEKKRRLHDEQLKKIAEERKAAEEQALKEAQEAEKAKQAKAPEKKASGQQTPTTPSADADAKKTDSKDDREKTGKTVKTRDFDEDENAARGRVKKVAEKVEVKERYDPGAKRNLARTFTGPRSEEEENAARSRSMAAIRRSREKERKKLHGKAQEQVKIVREVIIPEVITVQELANRMAERSTAVIRELMKMGIMATINQAIDADTAELIVTELGHKTKRVSESDIEIGLEFEEMPDDILLSRAPVVTIMGHVDHGKTSLLDALRSTDVAAGEAGGITQHIGAYSVTLPSTKKITFIDTPGHAAFSEMRARGANVTDIVVLVVAADDGVKQQTIEAIHHAQAANVPIIVAINKIDVPGADPTRVGSELLQHGIYLESMGGEILSVEVSAKKRLNLDVLEETILLQAEMLDLKANPNRLAYGAVIEAKQEKGRGSVATVLIQKGTLRVGDPFIAGCEWGRVRALLDDKGRKIEKAGPSKPVEVLGLDATPVAGDDFMVVETEVRAREVAEFRKHRRREKEIAASARGSLEQMFSQIAAGERKDLPLIIKSDVHGSLEAIMTSLDKVSTDEVKARILHAAVGSINESDVALARASNAIVIGFNVRANPQARESAARDNIEIRYYSIIYNLIDDMKSILSGLLAPTLKEKFLGNAEIRQVFNITKVGKIAGCYITDGIMKRGGKVRLLRDNVVIHEGALKTLKRFKDEVKEVREGFECGMAFENYNDIQEKDIIECFEVEEIARTL from the coding sequence ATGACAGAAAATCAAAATGAAAAAAAATCAGTTTTAAGTCTTTCAGGTAAAGGGCAACTTGGCCTTAAAAAATCTGTTGATCTTACATCTCAAACGAGAGGGACCAAAGGCCGTAATGCTGTGACTGTTGAGGTAAAGCGGAAACGTTTTACACCTCATAAAGAAGAACAGCCTGTTATTCAAGAACCCCAACCTGTTCAAGTAGAAGCACCTAAGGTTGAAATTACACAAGTTGAAGTTCCAAAAAGTGAACCAGCTAAAGTTGACGCACCAAAAGCAGCACCTCCAAGAATGGCGCCGCCCAGAACTGAGCCTCCTAAAACTGAAGGCAAAACTGAAGCACCGCGATATGAAACGCGGACAGATAGACCATTACAACAAAGAAAACCTTTGCATGAGCAAAAAAAATTAAGTGCAGCATCTTTACGCGGCCTTAGTGATGATGAACGTGCGCATCGTTTGCGCCTTCTTCAAGAATCCATTCGCGCTGAAGAGCGTCAAATGCAATATGATCTTGAAAATGAGCGACGTACCGATGATGAAGCACGCGCATCTGAAGAAAAAAAACGTCGTTTGCATGATGAACAATTGAAAAAAATTGCTGAAGAACGTAAGGCTGCTGAAGAACAAGCCTTAAAAGAAGCGCAAGAAGCAGAAAAAGCAAAACAAGCAAAAGCGCCTGAGAAAAAAGCTTCAGGCCAACAAACTCCAACTACACCATCTGCTGATGCTGACGCAAAAAAAACTGACTCTAAAGATGACCGTGAAAAAACGGGCAAAACAGTAAAAACACGTGATTTTGATGAAGATGAAAATGCAGCACGTGGTCGTGTCAAAAAAGTTGCTGAAAAAGTTGAAGTAAAAGAACGCTATGACCCCGGCGCAAAACGCAATTTAGCACGTACCTTTACAGGCCCTCGCAGTGAAGAAGAAGAAAATGCAGCACGCTCACGTAGTATGGCGGCCATTAGACGCTCACGTGAAAAGGAACGCAAAAAACTTCATGGTAAAGCGCAAGAACAAGTAAAGATTGTACGTGAAGTTATCATTCCTGAAGTGATCACAGTTCAAGAATTAGCGAATCGTATGGCTGAAAGAAGTACAGCAGTTATTCGTGAATTGATGAAAATGGGCATTATGGCAACGATTAATCAAGCCATTGATGCTGATACAGCCGAACTTATTGTTACTGAATTAGGCCACAAAACAAAACGTGTAAGCGAATCTGATATTGAAATTGGATTAGAATTTGAAGAAATGCCAGACGATATTCTTCTTTCACGCGCCCCTGTTGTCACCATCATGGGTCACGTTGATCACGGTAAAACATCCCTTCTTGATGCATTGCGTTCAACAGACGTTGCAGCAGGCGAAGCTGGTGGTATCACTCAACATATTGGTGCCTATTCCGTTACATTGCCTTCGACAAAAAAAATTACCTTTATTGATACACCTGGTCACGCAGCATTTTCTGAAATGCGTGCACGTGGAGCGAACGTAACTGATATTGTTGTACTTGTTGTAGCAGCCGATGATGGCGTGAAACAGCAAACAATTGAAGCGATACATCACGCACAAGCGGCTAATGTGCCTATTATTGTTGCCATAAATAAAATTGACGTTCCTGGCGCTGATCCAACGCGTGTTGGATCTGAATTATTGCAACATGGTATTTACCTTGAAAGCATGGGCGGTGAAATTCTAAGTGTTGAAGTTTCCGCTAAAAAACGTCTGAACCTTGATGTCCTTGAAGAAACCATTTTACTTCAAGCCGAAATGCTTGATTTGAAAGCAAATCCAAACCGTCTTGCTTATGGTGCCGTTATTGAAGCCAAACAAGAAAAAGGCCGTGGGTCTGTTGCAACCGTTCTTATTCAAAAAGGAACCTTACGTGTTGGTGATCCTTTCATCGCAGGTTGTGAATGGGGTCGTGTTCGTGCTCTTCTTGACGATAAGGGACGTAAAATTGAAAAAGCAGGACCATCAAAACCTGTTGAAGTTTTAGGACTTGATGCAACACCAGTTGCGGGTGACGATTTCATGGTTGTTGAAACTGAAGTGCGCGCCCGCGAAGTTGCTGAATTCCGTAAACATCGTCGTCGTGAAAAAGAAATTGCAGCAAGTGCACGTGGCAGCTTAGAGCAAATGTTCTCTCAAATCGCAGCGGGTGAACGTAAAGATCTACCCCTTATTATTAAATCTGACGTTCATGGATCACTTGAAGCGATCATGACCAGCCTTGATAAAGTATCAACTGACGAAGTTAAGGCGCGCATCCTTCATGCGGCTGTTGGCAGTATCAATGAATCTGACGTAGCGCTTGCGCGTGCTTCAAATGCCATTGTTATTGGTTTTAACGTTCGTGCGAATCCTCAAGCCCGTGAATCAGCTGCCCGCGATAATATCGAAATTCGTTATTATTCGATCATTTACAATTTGATAGATGATATGAAGTCAATTCTTAGCGGACTTTTAGCACCAACGCTCAAAGAAAAATTCTTAGGGAATGCTGAAATTCGTCAAGTCTTTAACATCACTAAAGTGGGTAAAATCGCTGGTTGTTATATAACCGATGGTATTATGAAACGTGGCGGTAAAGTACGTCTGTTACGTGATAACGTTGTGATCCATGAAGGTGCACTTAAAACGCTTAAACGTTTCAAAGACGAAGTTAAAGAGGTCCGTGAAGGATTTGAATGTGGTATGGCTTTTGAAAACTATAATGATATCCAAGAAAAAGATATTATTGAATGTTTCGAAGTCGAAGAAATCGCACGTACACTTTAG
- a CDS encoding DUF448 domain-containing protein, producing MKNTDLEKTPLRRCIDTGEVLPKEKLLRFVVSPDGELTPDINIALPGRGIWVTAHRQNVTRAIQKKLFNRFFEGIIKIEPNLLDKVIHLLEERLLNLLCLMRKQSKIVAGFEKLGSRIKKGQVAVMLKAKDSIASDLGKLVRMNPTLRIVSFFTREKLNRIFGGTDYVYCGVQQCGLLPLFLNDLQKIEDLSVPQD from the coding sequence TTGAAAAATACCGATCTAGAAAAAACACCTTTAAGACGCTGTATTGATACAGGTGAGGTTTTACCAAAGGAAAAGCTCCTTAGGTTTGTGGTCTCACCTGATGGTGAGCTTACCCCAGATATTAACATTGCGTTACCTGGGCGTGGAATTTGGGTAACAGCACATCGACAAAATGTCACCCGAGCAATTCAAAAGAAATTATTTAATCGTTTTTTTGAAGGCATTATAAAGATAGAACCAAATCTTTTGGACAAGGTCATTCATCTTTTGGAAGAGCGCCTTTTGAATCTTTTATGTCTCATGCGGAAGCAAAGCAAGATTGTTGCAGGCTTCGAAAAATTAGGGAGCCGGATCAAAAAAGGACAAGTTGCTGTAATGCTAAAAGCAAAAGATTCAATAGCGAGTGATTTAGGCAAGCTCGTCAGAATGAATCCAACTTTAAGAATTGTTTCATTTTTTACCAGAGAGAAGCTTAATCGCATCTTTGGAGGAACTGATTATGTTTATTGTGGGGTGCAACAATGTGGTTTATTACCACTTTTTTTAAATGATCTTCAAAAAATTGAAGACCTTTCGGTTCCCCAAGACTAA
- the nusA gene encoding transcription termination factor NusA, translating to MTTARINLELLQVADTVAREKNIDREEVIAAMEMAVQKAARAKYGHERDIRATIDRESGNISLALYEEVVEEVDESQTQISLKDARKKDPNTEIGAFIIESLPPIEFGRIAAQTAKQVIVQKVRDAERHRQYEEFKDRIGEIISGTVKRIDFGNLILDLGRAEAILRRDEMIPRETYRQGDRVRVYIYDVRIDHRGLQILLSRTRPEFMSKLFTQEVPEIYDGVIEVKAVARDPGSRAKIAVYSKDSSLDPVGACVGMRGSRVQAIVAELQGEKVDIVPWSQDTATFVINALAPSDPIKVVLDEDVNRIEVVVPDEQLSLAIGRRGQNVRLASALTGWHIDIVTESDESQRRTEDFKTRSHLFIEALDVDDVIAHLLVTEGFTSVEEILEVDQSELTTIEGFDEDVAAELQNRAHVFLDKRKEELHNILKEKGIDERLINLEGLSLKVLDLLSNKGIKTLDDLGDLATDELLELLPSKTLSHQKAEELIMQARAHWFQDETS from the coding sequence ATGACAACAGCTCGTATAAATTTAGAATTATTGCAGGTTGCAGACACAGTCGCGCGTGAAAAAAACATTGATCGCGAAGAAGTTATTGCAGCTATGGAAATGGCTGTCCAAAAAGCGGCCCGTGCTAAATACGGTCACGAACGCGATATACGTGCGACGATTGATCGCGAAAGTGGCAACATCTCGCTTGCTCTTTATGAGGAAGTTGTTGAAGAAGTTGATGAGTCTCAAACACAAATTTCTTTAAAAGATGCACGTAAAAAAGATCCTAATACTGAAATTGGCGCTTTCATCATTGAATCTTTGCCACCAATAGAATTCGGTCGTATTGCTGCACAAACGGCAAAACAAGTTATTGTTCAAAAAGTGCGAGATGCTGAACGTCACCGTCAATATGAAGAATTTAAAGATCGTATTGGTGAAATCATCAGCGGTACCGTTAAACGTATCGATTTTGGGAATCTTATTCTTGATTTAGGGCGTGCTGAAGCTATTTTGCGTCGTGACGAAATGATCCCACGAGAAACATATCGCCAAGGCGATCGCGTCCGTGTTTATATTTATGATGTACGTATCGATCATCGTGGTCTTCAAATTTTATTGTCTCGTACACGTCCTGAATTCATGTCCAAATTATTCACGCAAGAAGTGCCTGAAATTTACGATGGTGTGATCGAAGTCAAGGCTGTTGCACGTGATCCTGGAAGTCGCGCTAAGATTGCTGTTTATTCCAAAGATTCTTCACTTGATCCTGTTGGCGCTTGCGTTGGGATGCGTGGATCACGCGTTCAAGCAATCGTTGCTGAGTTACAAGGTGAAAAAGTTGATATCGTGCCTTGGTCGCAAGATACAGCAACCTTTGTTATTAATGCATTGGCACCGTCTGATCCTATTAAAGTTGTGTTAGACGAGGATGTTAATCGTATTGAAGTTGTTGTCCCTGATGAACAATTAAGTTTGGCAATTGGCCGTCGTGGACAAAATGTTCGATTAGCGTCTGCCCTTACAGGCTGGCATATTGATATCGTAACAGAATCTGATGAATCACAACGACGTACAGAAGACTTTAAAACACGTTCACATCTATTTATCGAAGCACTCGATGTGGATGATGTTATTGCGCATTTGCTCGTCACAGAAGGTTTTACCTCTGTTGAAGAAATTTTAGAAGTTGATCAATCTGAACTCACCACCATTGAAGGTTTTGATGAAGATGTCGCTGCTGAATTGCAAAATAGAGCGCACGTCTTTTTAGATAAAAGAAAAGAAGAATTGCACAATATCCTTAAAGAAAAAGGTATTGATGAACGCCTTATAAACCTTGAAGGCCTTAGCCTAAAAGTGCTTGATCTTCTTTCGAACAAAGGCATCAAAACCCTTGATGATTTAGGCGATCTTGCAACAGACGAATTATTGGAATTGCTGCCTTCTAAAACGCTTAGCCATCAAAAAGCTGAAGAGCTTATTATGCAGGCTAGAGCGCATTGGTTCCAAGACGAAACAAGTTAA
- the rimP gene encoding ribosome maturation factor RimP, whose protein sequence is MEFDAVTRKLINLLEPSITPLGYEIVRLTYIKELKRPTLQILIDRLDGETITVEDCTRVSRSISALLEVEDPIESAYILEVSSPGIDRPLIRLKDFDRFKGFEAKVEMSETVNGRKRFQGNLVGVKEDIIQILVEGVLQELPFSLVRRAKLLLTDELIAHSLAKHKQENS, encoded by the coding sequence GTGGAATTTGACGCAGTAACACGTAAGCTTATTAATTTGCTGGAACCTAGCATTACGCCTTTAGGTTACGAAATTGTTCGTCTTACTTATATAAAAGAGTTAAAACGACCAACGCTTCAGATATTGATTGATCGCCTTGATGGCGAAACCATCACTGTTGAAGATTGTACACGCGTGTCCAGATCGATTTCTGCTCTTTTAGAGGTTGAAGATCCGATCGAAAGTGCTTACATTCTAGAAGTAAGTTCTCCAGGTATTGATCGCCCTCTTATTAGACTCAAAGATTTTGATCGTTTCAAAGGTTTTGAAGCTAAGGTCGAGATGTCTGAAACCGTTAATGGTCGCAAACGTTTCCAGGGTAATCTTGTTGGCGTGAAAGAAGATATCATTCAGATTTTGGTAGAAGGTGTTTTGCAAGAACTTCCTTTTTCGCTTGTAAGAAGAGCAAAACTTCTGCTAACAGATGAGTTAATTGCACATAGTTTGGCAAAACATAAACAAGAAAATAGTTAA
- a CDS encoding riboflavin kinase, giving the protein MHKEKMRIFLSFFIFLMFTTNIKASFNQYNGIVERGEQLGELINLKTANLYVRNRREQSGIYACYVDLPDLNMMNKKALCFFEQRPSNLIEAHILEFDQNIYGQSITIRLSHFIREFINFETQEEGLRMIEDDKNQAHELLD; this is encoded by the coding sequence ATGCACAAGGAAAAAATGCGTATCTTTTTAAGCTTTTTTATTTTTTTGATGTTTACGACCAATATCAAAGCATCGTTCAACCAATATAATGGTATTGTTGAACGTGGCGAACAATTGGGTGAACTTATCAATTTGAAAACAGCTAACCTATATGTTCGCAATAGAAGAGAACAATCTGGAATTTATGCTTGCTACGTTGATTTACCAGATCTTAATATGATGAATAAAAAAGCATTATGTTTCTTTGAACAACGCCCTTCAAATCTTATTGAAGCCCATATTTTAGAGTTTGACCAAAATATCTATGGACAATCCATTACAATCCGACTTTCTCACTTTATTAGAGAATTTATAAATTTTGAAACACAGGAAGAGGGCTTAAGAATGATTGAAGATGATAAAAATCAAGCCCATGAGCTTTTAGATTAA
- the rplS gene encoding 50S ribosomal protein L19, protein MNLLQQLEKEQIERHIATRPIPVFRPGDTLKVSLKIIEGTRERVQNFEGVCIARKNGAMNSSFTVRKMSHGEGVERVFPLHSPLIEAIEVLRRGDVRRAKLYYLRGRTGKSARIPEKVTQRPPKGSAIIAKATPAAAPAEA, encoded by the coding sequence ATGAATTTACTACAACAACTTGAAAAAGAACAAATCGAACGTCATATTGCTACACGGCCTATCCCTGTATTTCGCCCTGGGGACACATTAAAGGTGAGTCTCAAAATTATTGAAGGCACGCGTGAACGTGTTCAAAATTTTGAAGGTGTATGCATTGCGCGTAAAAATGGCGCTATGAATTCAAGCTTTACTGTCCGTAAAATGTCGCATGGTGAAGGTGTTGAGCGCGTATTTCCGCTCCATTCTCCGTTGATTGAAGCGATTGAAGTTTTACGTCGTGGCGATGTACGTCGTGCGAAACTTTATTACTTACGTGGTCGTACTGGTAAAAGTGCACGTATTCCTGAAAAAGTTACACAAAGACCTCCAAAGGGTTCTGCAATTATTGCTAAAGCAACGCCTGCCGCGGCACCTGCAGAAGCTTAG
- a CDS encoding aspartate-semialdehyde dehydrogenase, with the protein MSYNIAIVGATGNVGREILATLAERDFPVKEIHALASDRTSGTQVSFGDDKILKVQNLKEFDFKGIDIVLSSPGSKVSAEFAPIAARAGAVVIDNTSEFRMNPDVPLIVPEVNPEAMIDYPKLNIIANPNCTTIHRVVALKPLHDFAKIKRIIVSTYQSVSGAGKDAMDELFNQTKAIYTNAQLYKESFKKQIAFNVIPQIDSFMQDGHTKEEWKQVVETQKILDPSIKVISTCVRVPVFIGHAEAITIEFENPISVNKAKSLLKNAPGIQMIDETSEEEFITPIETAGEDFVFVSRIRQDPTVPHGLVLWIVADNLRKGAALNTVQIAEMLIKKYLK; encoded by the coding sequence ATGAGTTACAATATTGCAATCGTAGGCGCCACTGGTAATGTTGGTCGCGAAATTCTTGCAACACTTGCTGAACGTGATTTTCCTGTTAAAGAAATTCATGCGCTCGCATCTGACCGAACCTCTGGCACTCAAGTTTCTTTCGGCGATGACAAAATTCTTAAGGTTCAAAATCTTAAAGAATTTGATTTTAAAGGCATTGATATCGTTCTTTCTTCCCCAGGTAGTAAGGTTTCAGCTGAATTTGCACCTATTGCAGCACGCGCTGGCGCTGTTGTTATTGATAATACATCTGAATTTAGAATGAATCCTGATGTGCCTCTTATCGTCCCAGAAGTCAATCCTGAAGCAATGATTGATTATCCGAAACTCAATATCATAGCAAACCCGAATTGTACCACTATTCATCGTGTCGTAGCACTTAAGCCTTTACATGATTTTGCTAAAATTAAACGTATAATTGTATCGACTTACCAATCTGTTTCAGGGGCGGGTAAAGATGCTATGGATGAGCTTTTTAACCAAACAAAAGCTATCTATACAAATGCCCAGCTTTACAAAGAATCATTTAAAAAACAAATCGCTTTTAATGTTATTCCTCAAATAGATAGTTTTATGCAAGATGGTCACACTAAAGAAGAATGGAAGCAAGTTGTTGAAACCCAAAAGATTTTAGATCCATCAATAAAAGTTATATCCACCTGTGTGCGTGTGCCTGTTTTTATTGGCCATGCAGAAGCCATCACGATTGAATTTGAAAACCCAATAAGTGTGAACAAAGCTAAATCGCTGCTGAAAAATGCACCTGGCATTCAAATGATCGATGAAACAAGTGAAGAAGAATTTATAACGCCTATTGAAACGGCTGGTGAAGATTTTGTTTTTGTTAGCCGTATTCGTCAAGATCCGACAGTGCCACATGGTCTTGTTTTATGGATCGTTGCAGATAATTTACGCAAAGGTGCCGCTTTGAATACTGTTCAAATTGCTGAAATGTTAATTAAAAAATACTTAAAATAG
- a CDS encoding DUF2608 domain-containing protein, producing the protein MIKKILLLKLMALCFTSSLFCDLREIGYLKNIHNLPSIMEEKGFLPSETAIIFDIDGTLVVENEPLFNQELCREQSDHLQELADVLCKDKKDVWEDISYFREKEEDCIRFVEDTISETIQSLQTQNTTIFTCTRSVFCYPHDLRINFMKKNNVDFSKPYIGEHFDSIPFFNPQTFGIKCHDFEKIKFRGHSSAYETKKSVIIDEIVNTLKNTKQIKNIIFIDNFIDEVEDVCDNCKSVDNIISLYYIRVREDTKIDELVASYRIFEQKYLNSPYDFDDCKQKPAFTEVNHLNKEYSLSFISFGSKDPIVFDPNSLTKKPSDIPRFIDFGASSSSSEDKSVLWSPKAINPAVMKNPFSFMSHDFGWNVNPEEVPARPSSNPLLDLAENYLYDSEDDFISEEDSEEGVTDTEDSESEKSE; encoded by the coding sequence ATGATAAAAAAAATATTGCTTTTAAAGCTTATGGCTTTATGCTTCACATCTTCATTATTTTGCGATTTGCGCGAAATTGGTTATCTCAAAAATATACATAATTTGCCTTCTATAATGGAAGAAAAAGGATTTTTACCATCCGAAACGGCAATTATTTTTGATATTGATGGGACACTTGTTGTTGAAAATGAGCCACTTTTCAATCAAGAATTGTGTAGGGAACAATCAGATCATTTGCAGGAACTTGCTGATGTTTTATGCAAGGATAAAAAAGATGTTTGGGAAGATATTTCATATTTTAGAGAAAAGGAAGAAGATTGTATTCGTTTTGTTGAAGATACGATTTCAGAAACAATTCAATCGTTGCAAACGCAAAATACAACAATTTTTACTTGTACAAGATCCGTTTTTTGTTATCCTCATGATCTTCGTATCAATTTTATGAAAAAAAATAATGTTGATTTTTCGAAACCTTACATAGGGGAACATTTTGATTCAATACCTTTTTTCAATCCACAAACTTTTGGTATAAAATGTCATGATTTTGAAAAAATTAAATTTCGTGGTCATTCTTCAGCCTATGAAACAAAAAAATCAGTAATTATTGATGAGATTGTTAATACGTTAAAAAATACTAAACAAATTAAAAATATTATTTTTATTGATAATTTTATAGATGAAGTAGAAGATGTTTGTGATAATTGTAAAAGTGTTGATAATATTATTTCACTTTATTACATACGTGTGCGTGAAGATACAAAAATAGATGAGTTAGTGGCATCCTATAGAATATTTGAGCAAAAATATCTTAATTCTCCCTACGATTTTGACGATTGTAAGCAAAAACCAGCTTTTACTGAAGTAAATCATTTAAACAAAGAATATTCATTATCCTTTATTTCTTTTGGTTCTAAAGATCCTATTGTTTTTGATCCCAATTCCTTAACAAAAAAACCTTCTGATATTCCTAGGTTTATTGATTTTGGCGCTTCTTCAAGTAGCTCCGAAGATAAGTCAGTTTTATGGTCCCCCAAAGCAATAAATCCTGCAGTAATGAAAAATCCTTTTTCTTTTATGTCACATGATTTTGGGTGGAACGTAAATCCAGAAGAAGTCCCTGCTCGACCATCTTCAAATCCACTTTTGGATTTAGCTGAAAATTATTTATATGACAGTGAAGATGATTTTATCTCTGAAGAAGATAGTGAAGAAGGCGTGACAGATACAGAGGATAGCGAATCAGAGAAATCTGAATAG